The DNA sequence ATATAATAGAAATAGgagatatataaattacacctttgtatattgtaaaaatatcctgtaattgtataataaatactaattttagGGCTTTTCATTGCATCCATATTATGCGTATGGTATAGATTTTCTAGGGTTTTTCCTATTATCCGCTCTGATTTTCTCATCtcaactaattttatttaggcccaataataataattcatcatattcacagtaattttgtaatattttagaaGCCTTTGCTAATTACATACATTTTGTttatagttattatttttagttcgTTCCTTTGTAGTAGTAAGACAGATTTATTGATGCGCCAAAAACAAgtaaattattactaataaaaataaaaaatactttgaacttagtaataatattaataacatcaaattatgattaataCACATTTAACTCATACCGAGACAAGATTATCAATATCAAAGGATAAGCCTCTATACACATGTGCTCACCAATCTCCATTCAATATGTGTTACTGCCTGAGCATGgtgattttattataataataaaattttctcaaaaatgtaaattttttttaattagtaacGATGAAGTTTTTTAGTTTCACAAAATTTTccgtataattttaaaatagctaataaatctattcaaatgcTTAACAGGTTTCTATTTAGTGAAATTATTGGCCAAATTCAATTGAATGGTCTTTGATTTCATATTGTAGAAACTAAGATAGTAATGGAACGATTAGATTTAAATTCGGATAATTAAGTACTATTAATGCATTTATTACCCGAAATTTGTGCAAAGTAGATCATGAGATTGATACGTTACTTGTAGAAATCAATGGCTAAATATTTAAACCGGCTAATTTCACTAAATAATGACTTAATTCgttttaattgttattattagcTAGATaggtgtgtgatcaaatactaactaatttataataataactgaactaatatcaattttgtatattaaaaatatcaacacaaaggtataaatttatcaatgttcttgtgttgataaacttatgtccttgtgttgatatttaaatttacatgttgtattgatataattatgtctttgtattgaaaattttaatacacagaaTTGagagttattagttattacttaAATTAGATAGCATGCTAACGCAACTCGGAAtgcattttcatttctatgaTGTACGGTAAAATTTGAgaggttttaaaaattttcattatatttttatgacaaTATCATTGTCATCCTAAAATTTTcgattgtatattaaatattttatatcaatttcatattgataGGGTTTTAGCGTTAAAGAGTATATGTTGTCAAGAAcgacatttttcttttttatagtGATCTATACATGTTGtaattaaaagttattttcatgttgatttaatttcaagcttatttaattttatactataattattcaacATATATTTAAACCTACGTGatattgttgttatttattttattaaatttatttacaatgtCATATTaacaaatgaatttattttaagtcGCGCATAGCGCGGGGGTAAATACTAGTATGATTACAAAAGTTCAGCTATACCGATACTTTTTACTCCttccattttatattaataggaacgtttaatttattgcatttgttttgaaaaaataatagtaataaataattaatgtgaagaaaaagtaaagtaagatagaataatgtagagaagatttttcaacatattaactacttcctccgtccgacattaggagtcccggttgaccattttcatccatccggcattaggagtcccggttagacatttccataaaaagtgaaataaaaatattataaaataaaacactaaaaaacaCAAGTAAAAATACAttcaaagaataaagcaaataataatgcaaattgGTCCACATTCTATTATCACACActcaaacatttcttaaaaatccaCATTCAACTCAATCGGGGCTCCTAATGCCGGACGGATGGAATAGTTATTACTccacattatttttaatatagacctcacaatccactaacacacCTTCCGCTACCTTTTCCCGCTTTAtctcactttttttcttacaTATGTCTAACTTCACTAGTTGCATATTAAAAATCGTaccatttataaatttgtttattttttaggaacggaaaaagtattattttttaaaacgagtgtataaaataaaacatctttAAGGCAGCACGAAGGAAGTACTATTCACATGTCACGTTATCATTTGAAACCTCGTTAAAAGTATCCACAAAAATTTAGCAAGACTTTTTCCGGTCATGAtgttattatcattatttttaaatttatagtagtactaatttttactCCCTTATAATTTACAGATgaatggagtattactttttgaatttatatactattattttaattatgatctTTTAAAAATCGCAagtacaaatttgaaatttatatgattaaaataaaaacacttaCAACAATAAATATGCCACAAAATATGCCCCAAAATAGGGTGACCATGTCATATTCTTCACGtctaaaagaaaaaggaattaagaaaaataaaatggaaaggaaaaaaggaaaggaaaacaGGCTCGGCTTCACGCATTCACGGTTGCACCACAACTACGGCCAGCAATATTTGGCATTTCTAATTCTATCTACAAGGACTTGAATTTCTTTCTATCATTCTCTTTTATCAGTAAAAATAATCACTCATTCAACCACAACCATATACTCTACTGTTAATGGTAAcattcaaaatccaaaatttgaatGTGGATTTGTTGAATGCAATAAACAGATCTCACTCCCAAAATTAACATTACATTGTACACATTTCTGTATATagctaaaaaacaaaactcatctcttcttcttcaatcttgagAGTCATCATAAGAAATCAACCCACTCTTTCTCATCCTTAATCCTCTCCATAGCCCCATCAACAGCAATATCAAAAGCATCCCTAAAACTCTTGACCCCTGCATTAGGCTTTGAATAGATAATCCTCGGAATCATCGCaatcactttctctctcttcctctctatCTCCTCCTTGCTATACCTCTTCAGCACCTCCTTCACCGCCACCTTCCCACTCCTCACCTCCTCCTGCTCTATAAAAACCGAGTAACTCTCCTGCTCCCCCGGCAAGAACCACTCATACTGCTCCTCATACGCCCCCTTCGTGAAAAAGACCGGCACCGACCCGGCCACCAGGCACTCGAACACCGCCTTGCTCGTGAAGCTGTCCCCCTTCGGCTGCAGGCAGAACTCCGATTCCAGCAGCGGCAGCAGCGTCACCGACGAATTCCTCGCGCAATCGCTCACCCCGCAGTCCACGGCGCGGCAGGAGCTCGATTCGCGGCGGCACTGGTCCATCAGGAGGCGGCGGAGGTCGTCTGCCCCCCAATTCCGATCCGTGCCGATGAAGGTGAAGAGCGCTGATCGCTTGTGATCGCGCACGAAGCTCTGCCATTCGGCTAATTCATCGCTGGTTTTGGGGTGGAATCCGGTGGGGTAGGGCACGCTGACGTCCATTTCGTCGCTGGGGTGTTTCTCGATGATGAATCGGATGACTCTCTGCATCGACGGCATGTTGAGGAAGCTCGACCCCCACGATTTCCCCGGATCGGTCAATCGGCGGAAATCCCAAGTGATTCGGCCGATCGAGATGAAGTGATCTGAGCCGTTCATGACTTTCCAGTAGTTCTGCGATTTGATCCACGTGAGCATCAATTCGCAGTGACGATCCCTCGCTGACGTGTCGTTTCCCCATAGGTGCTTCCCGACGGCGAGGCCTGCGTAGAAGGGGATGTAGAAGGCGGTGGCGAGATCCGGATCTAGGGTTCGGCATTTGTGCTTGAGGATGCGGTGGTGGAAGAGGAGCTCCAGAGTGAATTCATTGGTGTGGTACCACGATTTGTGGAAGTCCCCGGGGAGGGTGCGGCGGAGCTCGGAGGCGGCTTGGCCGTAGCCGTGGTTGGGGGCGATGCCGCATTGCCAATTCCAGGGGTCGAGATCGGTGCAGGCGGTGGGAACGAGGTCGCGATTGAAGGAGGGGGGCAGGTCGTAGGCGTAGACGCGGCCGGAGGGGCAATCGTCGGTGTATCGAGGCGGAGGAGGCTCCGGCGCGGCGggggcggtggtggtggtggcgtTGGGGGAGGGGATTTTGACGTAGCGGACGGTGAGGGGAGAGGAGCGGTCGGGGAAGCAGGGGGTGGGGGTGCGGGCGAGGGAGATGATGGTGAATTGAGCCCATAGGAAGACGAGGAAGACACAGATACGACCAGGGTTGGA is a window from the Salvia hispanica cultivar TCC Black 2014 chromosome 1, UniMelb_Shisp_WGS_1.0, whole genome shotgun sequence genome containing:
- the LOC125201624 gene encoding xyloglucan galactosyltransferase XLT2-like — protein: MLPNSIMTALNSIKLHIFSNPGRICVFLVFLWAQFTIISLARTPTPCFPDRSSPLTVRYVKIPSPNATTTTAPAAPEPPPPRYTDDCPSGRVYAYDLPPSFNRDLVPTACTDLDPWNWQCGIAPNHGYGQAASELRRTLPGDFHKSWYHTNEFTLELLFHHRILKHKCRTLDPDLATAFYIPFYAGLAVGKHLWGNDTSARDRHCELMLTWIKSQNYWKVMNGSDHFISIGRITWDFRRLTDPGKSWGSSFLNMPSMQRVIRFIIEKHPSDEMDVSVPYPTGFHPKTSDELAEWQSFVRDHKRSALFTFIGTDRNWGADDLRRLLMDQCRRESSSCRAVDCGVSDCARNSSVTLLPLLESEFCLQPKGDSFTSKAVFECLVAGSVPVFFTKGAYEEQYEWFLPGEQESYSVFIEQEEVRSGKVAVKEVLKRYSKEEIERKREKVIAMIPRIIYSKPNAGVKSFRDAFDIAVDGAMERIKDEKEWVDFL